A stretch of the Streptomyces sp. NBC_00078 genome encodes the following:
- a CDS encoding M23 family metallopeptidase: MAFTRATGKHRRPTRMHRTTIRAAGVAALAATGVVGAQAAPALAAESSVEQTGLTPVITIGDTIADKIDAQADAQKQAAEETARKKAAEEAARKKAAAKAEAERQAKERAAREAERKRLNTFVAPISNSYVSTGYKTGGSLWSSGSHTGIDFHAASGTAVHAVGAGTVVETGWGGAYGNQIVIRMHDGTYTQYGHLSSIGVSVGQTVVPGQQIGVSGATGNTTGPHLHFEARTTAEYGSDIDPVAYLRSHGVNV; the protein is encoded by the coding sequence CGCGCGCCACCGGGAAGCACCGTCGTCCCACGCGGATGCACCGCACCACCATCCGCGCCGCAGGGGTCGCGGCTCTCGCCGCCACCGGCGTCGTCGGCGCCCAGGCCGCTCCGGCCCTCGCCGCCGAGAGTTCCGTCGAGCAGACCGGCCTCACCCCTGTCATCACCATCGGCGACACGATCGCGGACAAGATCGACGCCCAGGCCGACGCCCAGAAGCAGGCCGCCGAGGAGACCGCCCGCAAGAAGGCGGCAGAGGAGGCGGCGCGCAAGAAGGCCGCCGCGAAGGCCGAGGCGGAGCGGCAGGCCAAGGAGCGCGCCGCGCGCGAGGCCGAGCGCAAGCGCCTCAACACCTTCGTCGCGCCGATCTCGAACTCGTACGTCTCGACCGGCTACAAGACCGGTGGCTCCCTGTGGTCCTCCGGCAGCCACACGGGCATCGACTTCCACGCCGCGAGCGGCACGGCCGTCCACGCGGTCGGCGCCGGCACCGTCGTCGAGACCGGCTGGGGTGGCGCCTACGGCAACCAGATCGTGATCAGGATGCACGACGGCACGTACACCCAGTACGGCCACCTGTCGTCCATCGGCGTCTCGGTGGGCCAGACGGTCGTCCCGGGGCAGCAGATAGGCGTCTCCGGCGCGACCGGCAACACCACCGGACCGCACCTGCACTTCGAGGCCCGTACGACCGCCGAGTACGGCTCGGACATCGATCCCGTCGCCTACCTGCGCTCGCACGGCGTGAACGTCTGA